Proteins found in one Canis aureus isolate CA01 chromosome 19, VMU_Caureus_v.1.0, whole genome shotgun sequence genomic segment:
- the KISS1R gene encoding LOW QUALITY PROTEIN: kiSS-1 receptor (The sequence of the model RefSeq protein was modified relative to this genomic sequence to represent the inferred CDS: deleted 1 base in 1 codon), producing the protein MVLPGPTEASRRLTPPPLSCGPPAPPPACPLLCKERTERGDVCCAEEWTAQEGEGVSSRAGEAGTPRGARYKLLGAATDHRSCPALRSRPPDPGRGQEGEGSEAMRAAAATAAPNASWWALANATGCPGCGANASDDRAPELRLLDAWLVPLFFAALMLLGLAGNSLVLFVICRHKQMRTVTNFYIAILAATDVTFLLCCVPFTALLYPLPAWVLGDFMCKFINYMQQVSVQATCATLTAMSVDRWYVTVFPLRALHRRTPRLALAVSLGIWVGSATVSAPVLALHRLSPGPRTYCSEAFPSRALERAFALYNLLALYLLPLAATCACYGAMLRHLGRTAARPAAADSALQGQLLAERAGAVRARVSRLVAAVVLLFAACWGPIQLFLVLQALRPAGAWHPRSYAAYALKIWAHCMSYSNSALNPLLYAFLGSHFRQAFRGVCPCAPRRPLAPRRPARGAARPGPWARPGPRRAGEQSERPQGALG; encoded by the exons ATGGTCCTTCCAGGGCCCACGGAGGCCTCCAGGCGGcttacccctcccccactctcctgcggccccccagcccctcctccagcCTGTCCCCTCCTGTGCAAGGAGAGGACGGAAAGGGGAGACGTTTGCTGTGCAGAGGAGTGGACAGCGCAGGAAGGAGAGGGCGTGTCCAGCAGGGCTGGAGAGGCGGGGACACCGCGGGGAGCCCGGTATAAACTCCTGGGGGCTGCGACAGATCACAGAAGCTGCCCAGCCCTGCGGAGTCGCCCTCCAGACCCGGGGCGCGgccaggagggagagggcagTGAAGCCATGCGTGCCGCGGCGGCCACGGCGGCCCCCAACGCGTCCTGGTGGGCGCTGGCCAACGCCACGGGCTGCCCAGGCTGCGGCGCCAACGCCTCGGACGACAGGGCCCCGGAGCTGCGGCTGCTGGACGCCTGGCTCGTGCCCCTCTTCTTCGCCGCGCTGATGTTGCTCGGCCTGGCAGGGAACTCTCTGGTCCTTTTCGTCATCTGCCGCCACAAGCAGATGCGGACGGTGACCAACTTTTACATAG CCATCTTGGCGGCCACGGACGTGACCTTCCTGCTGTGCTGTGTGCCCTTCACGGCCTTGCTCTACCCGCTGCCCGCCTGGGTGCTGGGCGACTTCATGTGCAAGTTCATCAACTACATGCAGCAG GTCTCGGTGCAGGCCACGTGCGCCACCCTGACGGCCATGAGCGTGGACCGCTGGTACGTGACCGTGTTCCCGCTGCGCGCCCTGCACCGCCGCACGCCCCGCCTGGCTCTGGCGGTCAGCCTCGGCATCTGGGTGG GCTCCGCGACGGTGTCGGCGCCCGTGCTGGCTCTGCACCGCCTCTCGCCGGGGCCCCGCACCTACTGCAGTGAGGCCTTCCCCAGCCGGGCCCTGGAGCGCGCCTTCGCGCTCTACAACCTGTTGGCGCTCTACCTGCTGCCGCTGGCCGCCACCTGTGCCTGCTACGGGGCCATGCTGCGCCACCTGGGCCGCACAGCCGCGCGCCCCGCGGCCGCCGACAGCGCCCTGCAG GGGCAGCTGCTGGCAGAGCGGGCGGGCGCCGTGCGCGCCCGGGTCTCGCGGCTGGTGGCCGCCGTGGTCCTGCTCTTCGCCGCCTGCTGGGGCCCCATCCAGCTGTTCCTGGTGCTGCAGGCGCTGCGCCCCGCCGGCGCCTGGCACCCGCGCAGCTACGCGGCTTACGCGCTCAAGATCTGGGCGCACTGCATGTCCTACAGCAACTCGGCGCTGAACCCGCTGCTCTACGCCTTCCTGGGCTCGCACTTCCGCCAGGCCTTCCGCGGGGTCTGCCCCTGCGCCCCTCGGCGGCCCctcgccccccgccgccccgcccgcggaGCTGCacggcctgggccctgggcgcgc cccggcccccgccgcgccgGGGAGCAGAGCGAGCGTCCCCAGGGCGCCCTGGGGTAG